Below is a genomic region from Apostichopus japonicus isolate 1M-3 chromosome 7, ASM3797524v1, whole genome shotgun sequence.
TTAGAAAATGGTTTTCTTCCTGTTTTACACGGAGACTGTGTGCTTGACCAGACAAGAGGTTGCACCATACTAAGTGGTGATACTGTCATAGAGGTaacacttaaaggcattgaagactcgccccaaacagcttgccgccatctttaaaaagttaactttccgttgcttgcaagtgacgtttttctcttgtcgctacaaaatgcagacagtaatgaaacatgataccttgttatcttaagctggacctgagatgtccatcgctgtatcgtttatacactgtactgtgggtattgaccgcagctgtatgtactgaatgtacactacggtgtgtgtgtattttctgggatcattggtggtgtctaacactcctgttgcacctcattcaaaactaggtcagattacgggcattagacgtttctttttgtgcgagtcttcacatcctttaagcaatatgagaagaaaaaatatgactaagtagataaaaataaattttttgAACATGGTGTACTATACATAATATCATACTCTGATCTATAAACTCTATGATTCTTATCTATAGGGATACATATTCCTTCCTACATAAGGCTTTCTAAACCTAGTGACAGAAAACTAATAACGTCGTTTTCCTTGTAATAGATGTCACAAGAGCTAATTACTAAGTGTTTCCTGATGGTCAGATCGAGATTGGGAGAACTGACCACAACTAAACCACTTCAAATTATTATTGCTTGTAAACACTAATGTTTTTGTAAATTAGAGCTCATGTTTATACTACTATATTATCTTTGTTTGATTTCTCtgtgaaatataattttcctcTCCAGGTCCTTGCATCTCATTTTAAACCCAAACGAGTCGTCTTTCTGACCGACGTAGATGGAATCTACACACTTCCTCCGAGCCACGAAGATGCAACCCTCATTCCAGAGATTCATTTCAGTGAAGACGGTGAAATAATGACAGCTGTAACCATGGATACTAAATCACATGACGTAACAGGTGGTTTGAAGATAAAGCTCCAAACGGCCTGGAACATTTTAAACGAAAGCAAGGGAACGATACCAGTATTCGTCTGCAATATTTGCTCGAAAGCTGCAGAATATTCATGTTGCCATGGATATCTCTATGAGGAGAATGGAACAGCTATACTCTTATATAGGAATCAAGACCATACATAAGTTATCACAAACATTCTTATAAAAAAAAGggtgttaaagggtgtgaacattacgcgcaaaaagaaatgtctaatgtcagtaatctgacctagtttcgaatgaggcgtaacagaagtgttagacaccaccatcctcgatcccagaaaatacacacacagcttgctactgtcagtaattagacactagtgtacagtcagtacattcagctgcagtcaatacccacagcacagtgtaatagacgatacagcgatggacatctcaggtccagctaaagataacaaggtatcacgttttattactgtctgcattttgtagcgacacgaacaaacgtcacttgcaagcaacagaaagttaacttttcagatggccgcacgcagtttggggggAGTCTTAAATGCCTTTAAGTAGTGCAGGGCTCTTAAAATTACCATGCAGCTTAAATTACCATGCAGCTTAAATTACCATCAGCTTAAATTTA
It encodes:
- the LOC139969572 gene encoding uncharacterized protein isoform X2; translated protein: MPPIELECIVKFGGSSITKKDEFETINADAWSFAIEIIRKVEGKCIIVHGAGSFGHFQAKEFGLNHRLVSALVEAGISAVSVSPCSGWRTEDKSKVTSSDLETITGLLENGFLPVLHGDCVLDQTRGCTILSGDTVIEVLASHFKPKRVVFLTDVDGIYTLPPSHEDATLIPEIHFSEDGEIMTAVTMDTKSHDVTGGLKIKLQTAWNILNESKGTIPVFVCNICSKAAEYSCCHGYLYEENGTAILLYRNQDHT
- the LOC139969572 gene encoding uncharacterized protein isoform X1, with the protein product MPPIELECIVKFGGSSITKKDEFETINADAWSFAIEIIRKVEGKCIIVHGAGSFGHFQAKEFGVSDGFDTESSCEDKAYVRKGFAVTKLSVTKLNHRLVSALVEAGISAVSVSPCSGWRTEDKSKVTSSDLETITGLLENGFLPVLHGDCVLDQTRGCTILSGDTVIEVLASHFKPKRVVFLTDVDGIYTLPPSHEDATLIPEIHFSEDGEIMTAVTMDTKSHDVTGGLKIKLQTAWNILNESKGTIPVFVCNICSKAAEYSCCHGYLYEENGTAILLYRNQDHT